A genomic segment from Gadus morhua chromosome 4, gadMor3.0, whole genome shotgun sequence encodes:
- the LOC115542668 gene encoding protein mono-ADP-ribosyltransferase PARP12 isoform X1, with protein sequence MPESAIVKYLCGKLGSTNREELVANLDFGDVSTVNEIISNRDRFANAHYNGEKRLIAKTALRLCRRLVCAGPGCSSLHLCKTYLYGECQFVPGRRAKCSFSHDLHSEHNARLLRTHGLEDLDKKEICVLLLQNDMALLPDVCFDYNNTGCRDGCKRIHICEQYLRRNCCCSRAHDFYEPQPFEMLQKSRIPNDLMASMKQLYINKKVLSSIEHKAKQAGQANQVPGTVGAMDGAMGGVGGAGGAFAIGGAGALRGGGGGMRRPPRDKTEICLYFLKGTCRNPIERCFRAHCRLPYSWEVLKGHQWTLLDSSEKIEEDYCDPKKTYSTVVCFDTMLRGLQKVRRLSSISSVLQPTFLLTTEWLWYWEDEDGNWNQYDSPTNSSTELEQKFQNNPQEVVEFTAGSHAYTLSLQDMIQTNKRHGTKRLVRRRPRFLSSADVLVIRTSRRPPNGPTNFQAMPRHWDRTQVPETGHKKVLLQDSSEEYKEVETLFRKTMTDFDIVKIERIQNKSLWDQFQLQREQMKTRNGGRCVAERKLFHGTDSKYIDAICCSNFDWRICGTHGTSYGNGSYFARDASYSHNYTGNASTVRSMFVSRVLVGHHTRGKAGYVRPPSKDGGDALFYDSCVNDILSPSIFVVFDRPQIYPEFLLTYKERREKVSVFDDWRRLALTLTAAPVVKPTPVPRAMPLPSATPVPGARRMPSTTRVPSATLVSNATLLQKLTDTALQRATIMPSATPVPSVTPVPRASPMPSTTRVPSATPVSNATLLEKLTDMGFQRALIMPRTGPVPRAPLLPSAPPMPSATPMPSTTHVPSAMPVSIATTVPRAWSVGGLTPPPVYTPAYVKPTPPPQFYVPKTSRHPFQPPAPDLP encoded by the exons ATGCCAGAATCTGCCATAGTCAAATATCTCTGCGGGAAACTCGGATCCACAAACCGGGAGGAACTTGTGGCCAACTTAGATTTCGGTGACGTCTCGACGGTGAACGAGATCATCAGCAACCGAGACCGGTTCGCCAACGCGCATTATAATGGAGAGAAGCGTCTGATCGCCAAGACGGCTCTCCGACTGTGCAGAAGGCTGGTGTGCGCTGGACCTGGATGCAGCAGTTTACATCTCTGTAAAACCTACCTGTACGGCGAGTGCCAGTTTGTTCCTGGAAG GCGGGCCAAGTGTTCCTTCTCCCACGACCTCCACTCCGAACACAACGCCAGACTTCTGAGAACACACGGCTTGGAAGATCTGGACAAGAAGGAGATATGTGTGTTGCTGCTGCAGAACGACATGGCACTGCTCCCCGAT GTGTGCTTCGACTACAACAACACCGGATGCCGGGATGGCTGCAAAAGGATCCACATCTGTGAGCAATACCTGCGTCGTAACTGCTGCTGCTCGCGGGCCCACGACTTCTACGAGCCGCAGCCATTCGAGATGCTGCAGAAGAGCCGCATCCCCAACGACCTCATGGCGTCAATGAAGCAGCTGTACATCAACAAGAAAGTCCTGAGTAGCATCGAGCACAAGGCCAAGCAGGCCGGACAGGCCAATCAGGTCCCTGGGACCGTTGGAGCTATGGATGGTGCTATGGGTGGTgtcggtggtgctggtggtgctttTGCTATCGGTGGAGCTGGTGCTctaagaggtggtggtggtggaatgaGAAGACCGCCTCGTG ATAAAACCGAGATTTGCCTGTACTTCCTTAAAGGCACCTGTAGAAACCCCATAG AAAGGTGTTTCCGAGCTCATTGCAGGCTGCCTTACAGCTGGGAAGTTCTGAAGGGCCATCAGTGGACGCTGCTGGATAGCTCAGAGAAGATAGAAGAGGATTACTGTGACCCCAAAAAGACATACAG CACAGTGGTGTGCTTTGACACCATGTTGCGTGGACTCCAGAAGGTCAGgcgtctctcctccatctcctcagtcCTCCAGCCCACCTTCCTACTCACCACTGAGTGGCTCTGGTACTGGGAGGACGAGGATGGGAACTGGAACCAGTACGATTCACCG accaacagcagcacagAGCTGGAGCAGAAGTTCCAGAACAACccccaggaggtggtggagttcacCGCAGGGTCCCACGCCTACACACTCAGCCTCCAGG ACATGATCCAGACCAATAAGCGTCACGGCACCAAGAGGCTGGTGAGGCGACGGCCTCGGTTCCTGTCCTCCGCCGACGTGCTGGTCATCAGGACAAG TAGAAGGCCTCCAAATGGTCCAACAAATTTCCAAGCTATGCCCAGGCACTGGGACAGGACCCAGGTTCCTGAGACTGGACACAAG AAAGTTCTGCTGCAAGATTCGTCTGAAGAatacaaggaggtggagacgctgTTTCGTAAGACGATGACCGACTTTGACATTGTGAAGATCGAGAGGATTCAAAACAAGAGTCTCTGGGACCAATTTCAGTT GCAAAGGGAACAAATGAAGACGAGGAACGGGGGCCGTTGCGTGGCCGAGAGGAAGCTGTTCCACGGCACAGACTCCAAGTACATCGACGCCATCTGCTGCTCGAACTTTGACTGGAGGATCTGCGGAACCCACGGGACCTCCTACGGCAACG GCAGTTACTTTGCCCGGGACGCCAGCTACTCCCACAACTACACCGGGAACGCCTCGACGGTCCGCTCCATGTTCGTGTCCCGGGTGCTGGTGGGCCACCACACCCGGGGCAAGGCCGGCTACGTGCGCCCCCCCTCAAAGGACGGCGGGGACGCTCTCTTCTATGACAGCTGCGTCAACGACATCCTCTCGCCCTCCATCTTTGTTGTCTTCGACCGGCCTCAGATCTACCCGGAGTTCCTGCTCACGTACAAGGAAAGGCGAGAGAAGGTGTCGGTCTTCGACGACTGGCGACGACTGGCCCTAACTCTAACCGCCGCGCCGGTGGTGAAGCCCACGCCCGTGCCCAGGGCCATGCCCCTGCCCAGTGCCACGCCTGTGCCCGGTGCCAGGCGCATGCCCAGCACCACACGcgtgcccagtgccactctagTGTCCAATGCCACGCTCTTGCAAAAGTTAACGGACACGGCCTTGCAGAGGGCCACGATCATGCCCAGTGCCACGCCCGTGCCCAGTGTCACGCCCGTGCCCCGTGCCAGCCCCATGCCCAGTACCACACGCGTGCCCAGTGCCACTCCAGTGTCCAATGCCACGCTCTTGGAAAAGTTAACGGACATGGGCTTCCAGAGGGCCCTGATCATGCCCAGGACCGGGCCCGTGCCTCGTGCCCCGCTCTTGCCCAGTGCCCCCCCCATGCCCAGTGCCACCCCCATGCCCAGTACCACACACGTGCCCAGTGCAATGCCAGTGTCCATTGCCACGACCGTGCCCAGGGCGTGGTCCGTGGGAGGATTGACGCCCCCGCCAGTGTACACCCCGGCCTACGTGAAACCCACTCCTCCCCCACAGTTCTATGTCCCCAAGACTTCCAGACATCCATTCCAGCCGCCCGCTCCTGACCTTCCCTAG
- the LOC115542668 gene encoding protein mono-ADP-ribosyltransferase PARP12 isoform X2 — MPESAIVKYLCGKLGSTNREELVANLDFGDVSTVNEIISNRDRFANAHYNGEKRLIAKTALRLCRRLVCAGPGCSSLHLCKTYLYGECQFVPGRRAKCSFSHDLHSEHNARLLRTHGLEDLDKKEICVLLLQNDMALLPDVCFDYNNTGCRDGCKRIHICEQYLRRNCCCSRAHDFYEPQPFEMLQKSRIPNDLMASMKQLYINKKVLSSIEHKAKQAGQANQVPGTVGAMDGAMGGVGGAGGAFAIGGAGALRGGGGGMRRPPRDKTEICLYFLKGTCRNPIERCFRAHCRLPYSWEVLKGHQWTLLDSSEKIEEDYCDPKKTYSTVVCFDTMLRGLQKVRRLSSISSVLQPTFLLTTEWLWYWEDEDGNWNQYDSPTNSSTELEQKFQNNPQEVVEFTAGSHAYTLSLQDMIQTNKRHGTKRLVRRRPRFLSSADVLVIRTRRPPNGPTNFQAMPRHWDRTQVPETGHKKVLLQDSSEEYKEVETLFRKTMTDFDIVKIERIQNKSLWDQFQLQREQMKTRNGGRCVAERKLFHGTDSKYIDAICCSNFDWRICGTHGTSYGNGSYFARDASYSHNYTGNASTVRSMFVSRVLVGHHTRGKAGYVRPPSKDGGDALFYDSCVNDILSPSIFVVFDRPQIYPEFLLTYKERREKVSVFDDWRRLALTLTAAPVVKPTPVPRAMPLPSATPVPGARRMPSTTRVPSATLVSNATLLQKLTDTALQRATIMPSATPVPSVTPVPRASPMPSTTRVPSATPVSNATLLEKLTDMGFQRALIMPRTGPVPRAPLLPSAPPMPSATPMPSTTHVPSAMPVSIATTVPRAWSVGGLTPPPVYTPAYVKPTPPPQFYVPKTSRHPFQPPAPDLP, encoded by the exons ATGCCAGAATCTGCCATAGTCAAATATCTCTGCGGGAAACTCGGATCCACAAACCGGGAGGAACTTGTGGCCAACTTAGATTTCGGTGACGTCTCGACGGTGAACGAGATCATCAGCAACCGAGACCGGTTCGCCAACGCGCATTATAATGGAGAGAAGCGTCTGATCGCCAAGACGGCTCTCCGACTGTGCAGAAGGCTGGTGTGCGCTGGACCTGGATGCAGCAGTTTACATCTCTGTAAAACCTACCTGTACGGCGAGTGCCAGTTTGTTCCTGGAAG GCGGGCCAAGTGTTCCTTCTCCCACGACCTCCACTCCGAACACAACGCCAGACTTCTGAGAACACACGGCTTGGAAGATCTGGACAAGAAGGAGATATGTGTGTTGCTGCTGCAGAACGACATGGCACTGCTCCCCGAT GTGTGCTTCGACTACAACAACACCGGATGCCGGGATGGCTGCAAAAGGATCCACATCTGTGAGCAATACCTGCGTCGTAACTGCTGCTGCTCGCGGGCCCACGACTTCTACGAGCCGCAGCCATTCGAGATGCTGCAGAAGAGCCGCATCCCCAACGACCTCATGGCGTCAATGAAGCAGCTGTACATCAACAAGAAAGTCCTGAGTAGCATCGAGCACAAGGCCAAGCAGGCCGGACAGGCCAATCAGGTCCCTGGGACCGTTGGAGCTATGGATGGTGCTATGGGTGGTgtcggtggtgctggtggtgctttTGCTATCGGTGGAGCTGGTGCTctaagaggtggtggtggtggaatgaGAAGACCGCCTCGTG ATAAAACCGAGATTTGCCTGTACTTCCTTAAAGGCACCTGTAGAAACCCCATAG AAAGGTGTTTCCGAGCTCATTGCAGGCTGCCTTACAGCTGGGAAGTTCTGAAGGGCCATCAGTGGACGCTGCTGGATAGCTCAGAGAAGATAGAAGAGGATTACTGTGACCCCAAAAAGACATACAG CACAGTGGTGTGCTTTGACACCATGTTGCGTGGACTCCAGAAGGTCAGgcgtctctcctccatctcctcagtcCTCCAGCCCACCTTCCTACTCACCACTGAGTGGCTCTGGTACTGGGAGGACGAGGATGGGAACTGGAACCAGTACGATTCACCG accaacagcagcacagAGCTGGAGCAGAAGTTCCAGAACAACccccaggaggtggtggagttcacCGCAGGGTCCCACGCCTACACACTCAGCCTCCAGG ACATGATCCAGACCAATAAGCGTCACGGCACCAAGAGGCTGGTGAGGCGACGGCCTCGGTTCCTGTCCTCCGCCGACGTGCTGGTCATCAGGACAAG AAGGCCTCCAAATGGTCCAACAAATTTCCAAGCTATGCCCAGGCACTGGGACAGGACCCAGGTTCCTGAGACTGGACACAAG AAAGTTCTGCTGCAAGATTCGTCTGAAGAatacaaggaggtggagacgctgTTTCGTAAGACGATGACCGACTTTGACATTGTGAAGATCGAGAGGATTCAAAACAAGAGTCTCTGGGACCAATTTCAGTT GCAAAGGGAACAAATGAAGACGAGGAACGGGGGCCGTTGCGTGGCCGAGAGGAAGCTGTTCCACGGCACAGACTCCAAGTACATCGACGCCATCTGCTGCTCGAACTTTGACTGGAGGATCTGCGGAACCCACGGGACCTCCTACGGCAACG GCAGTTACTTTGCCCGGGACGCCAGCTACTCCCACAACTACACCGGGAACGCCTCGACGGTCCGCTCCATGTTCGTGTCCCGGGTGCTGGTGGGCCACCACACCCGGGGCAAGGCCGGCTACGTGCGCCCCCCCTCAAAGGACGGCGGGGACGCTCTCTTCTATGACAGCTGCGTCAACGACATCCTCTCGCCCTCCATCTTTGTTGTCTTCGACCGGCCTCAGATCTACCCGGAGTTCCTGCTCACGTACAAGGAAAGGCGAGAGAAGGTGTCGGTCTTCGACGACTGGCGACGACTGGCCCTAACTCTAACCGCCGCGCCGGTGGTGAAGCCCACGCCCGTGCCCAGGGCCATGCCCCTGCCCAGTGCCACGCCTGTGCCCGGTGCCAGGCGCATGCCCAGCACCACACGcgtgcccagtgccactctagTGTCCAATGCCACGCTCTTGCAAAAGTTAACGGACACGGCCTTGCAGAGGGCCACGATCATGCCCAGTGCCACGCCCGTGCCCAGTGTCACGCCCGTGCCCCGTGCCAGCCCCATGCCCAGTACCACACGCGTGCCCAGTGCCACTCCAGTGTCCAATGCCACGCTCTTGGAAAAGTTAACGGACATGGGCTTCCAGAGGGCCCTGATCATGCCCAGGACCGGGCCCGTGCCTCGTGCCCCGCTCTTGCCCAGTGCCCCCCCCATGCCCAGTGCCACCCCCATGCCCAGTACCACACACGTGCCCAGTGCAATGCCAGTGTCCATTGCCACGACCGTGCCCAGGGCGTGGTCCGTGGGAGGATTGACGCCCCCGCCAGTGTACACCCCGGCCTACGTGAAACCCACTCCTCCCCCACAGTTCTATGTCCCCAAGACTTCCAGACATCCATTCCAGCCGCCCGCTCCTGACCTTCCCTAG